AAGCTTTGCGGACGGTGTGCATAACGTACTGGAGGCGCTGGAAGAGTAAATCTCACACCCATCCTTTTCCACGCTGTCCGGCTCTTTCCCGACGTTCCCTGAACAGGAGGAGGCAAACCTTCCGAACGCGTCTCGTGAGGCAGGAACATGCCGGAAAAAATCCAGCCAGCGCCCCCGCCTGCCTGTGACTCTCCCCTTTCTTGACTTGCCGGGCGCGAACAGGCAAAATCCTGCGCGCAATGCGTATCATCACAGGTCTTCAACCCAGCGGCAAGCTGCATGTCGGCAACTACTTCGGAGCCATGGAACCGGCTGTCCGCATGCAGGAAAGCGGGGAATCTTTCTACTTCCTGGCGGACTATCACGCCATGAGCACCGTTCACGACGCGAACACACTGAGGGAAAACTGCAACAGCCTCGCTACGGACTTTCTGGCCGTGGGCCTGGATCCCGAAAAATGCGTCTTTTTCCGCCAGTCCGCCGTGCCGGAAGTCAATGAACTGGCCTGGATACTCAGCACCGTCTGTCCGATGGGCCTGCTGGAACGCTGCCATTCCTATAAAGATAAAATCGCCAAGGGGTTCTCCCCCAGCAACGCCCTGTTCACCTACCCCGTGCTGATGGCGGCTGACATCCTGATGTATGACTCCGACCTGGTGCCCGTAGGCAAGGACCAAAAGCAGCATCTGGAAGTCACACGCGACCTGGCGGGCAAAATGAACGAACAATTCGGAGAAGGCACCTGCAAACTGCCGGATGCGCTCATTGCGGAAAGCACAGCCATTGTA
This region of Akkermansia muciniphila genomic DNA includes:
- the trpS gene encoding tryptophan--tRNA ligase; the encoded protein is MRIITGLQPSGKLHVGNYFGAMEPAVRMQESGESFYFLADYHAMSTVHDANTLRENCNSLATDFLAVGLDPEKCVFFRQSAVPEVNELAWILSTVCPMGLLERCHSYKDKIAKGFSPSNALFTYPVLMAADILMYDSDLVPVGKDQKQHLEVTRDLAGKMNEQFGEGTCKLPDALIAESTAIVPGLDGQKMSKSYNNTLPIFGEEKAVRKLIMRIPTDSTPVEDPKPTEGSVILQLYKLFASAQGYEDMVRGFQNGGCGYGDFKKRLFDAYWEYFRPARERRAELEANQDYVRRTLEEGARKARETASVVLDRVRRAVGLA